The Pseudomonas rhizosphaerae genomic sequence CCTGGCATTCGTGATGGCTGCCGGTTTCATCGCCGATACCGCCAGTCTGCCCATGGTGGTGTCCAATCTGGTCAATATCGTCTCGGCAGACTTTTTTGGCGTTGGTTTTGGCGAGTACGCTTCTGTCATGTGGCCAGTGAACCTGGTGGCGGTGGCCGCGACGCTGTTCATGCTTTGGCTCTTCTACCGCAAGGACATTCCCGGCCAGTACGACGCGAATCAGCTCGAGGCCCCAGAAGCGGCGATTCGTGACCGTGCCACCTTTATTGCCGGGTGGTGGGTACTGGCCTTGCTGCTGGTGGGTCTATTTGCACTGGAGCCGTTGGGTATCCCCATCAGCGCCGTTGCTGCTGCGTGTGCGGTGATTCTGCTGGTCATCGCCGGCAAAGGTCACATCATCTCCACGAGAAAGGTCATCAAGCACGCGCCCTGGCAAATCGTCGTGTTCTCACTGGGCATGTATCTGGTGGTCTATGGCCTGCGCAATGCAGGGCTGACCGACTCGCTCTCGGCCTTGCTGAACACATTCGCCGAGCACGGACTGTGGGCCGCTACCTTGGGCACGGGCATGACCGCTGCGCTGCTGTCCTCGATCATGAACAACATGCCGAGTGTGCTCATCGGTGCGCTGTCCATTCAGGGCAGTGACGCTACGGGCCTGCTGCGTGAGGCCATGATCTACGCGAACGTCATCGGTTGCGATCTTGGCCCGAAGATCACGCCCATCGGCAGCCTCGCCACGCTGTTGTGGCTGCATGTTCTGGCCCAGAAAAACATCCGCATCAGCTGGGGCTACTACTTCAAAGTCGGAAGTATCCTCACCTTTCCGATCTTGCTGGTAACGCTAGTGGCACTGGCGTTGCGCCTCAGCATCCCTGTCTAGGAGAAAACGATGAAAGTGCTCTTCATGTGTACGGCAAACAGCTGCCGCAGTGTTCTGTCGGAGGGGCTGTTCAACTATCTTGCACCGAGCGGCTTTAGCGCCGTCAGTTCAGGCAGCTTCCCAAGCGGTCAGCTCAACCCTCGCGCTGTGAGCACGCTGCAAGCGCTGGGTATCGACACCACAGGTCTCTACAGCAAGGGCTCCGAGGTATTTTCAGACTCACCACCGGATGTTGTGATCACCGTGTGCGACAAAGCGGGGGGCGAACCCTGTCCAGTGTATTTTGGGCCTGCCATCAAAAGCCATTGGGGCCTTGCCGATCCGTCTGACGTGGAAGGGTCAGACAGCGCAATACAGGCAGCATTTGACGCGACAGTTCTCCAGATCAAAAAGCGCTTCGAAGCGTTTTTCAGTCTGGATCATTCGGCGCTTGGACCGCAGGAATTAAAGCAGGAGTTGGATCGGATAGGCGAGATGTGATGGACGAATCTTCTTTGGAGCGAAGTCCGGATTTTTCACATCCAAATCTGGCGCTAGCTGGATCGGGCGCCGAGCATAGGGAGGGCATACGAGGTGTAACCCCCCAACCCAGCGTATTTCATGGGGTTGGAGGGTAGGCGTCAGTCAGATGTGTACGAAGTGAATTACTGGCAGGCTTCGCAATCCGGCTCGTCGATCGCGCAGGCTTTCGGCACAGGCGCCGGGCCGGCTGGTGCGGCTTGCATCGGCGCGCTGTCGCCACCGCTGGACACGGCGTTGAGCTTGCTGGTGCTGATGGTCGACTTCTCGGTGCTGGTCGCGGCCAGGGCACGGAGGTAGTAGGTGGTTTTCAGACCACGGTACCAGGCCATGCGGTAAGTCACGTCGAGCTTCTTGCCCGAGGCACCGGCGATGTACAGGTTCAGCGACTGAGCCTGGTCGATCCACTTCTGGCGACGGCTGGCGGCATCGACGATCCACTTGGTGTCCACTTCGAAAGCAGTCGCGTAGAGCTCTTTGAGTTCCTGCGGGATGCGTTCGATCTGCTGCACCGAGCCATCGTAGTACTTCAGGTCATTGATCATGACCGAGTCCCACAGGCCGCGTTCTTTGAGGTCGCGAACCAGGTAGGGGTTGATCACGGTGAATTCGCCCGACAGGTTCGATTTCACGTACAGGTTCTGGTAGGTCGGCTCGATCGACTGCGACACGCCGGTGATGTTGGCGATGGTCGCGGTCGGTGCGATGGCCATGATGTTCGAGTTGCGAATGCCTTTCTGCACACGGGCACGAACCGGCGCCCAGTCCAGGGATTCGTTGAGGTCGACATCGATGTACTTCTGGCCACGGGCTTCGATCAGGATCTGTTGCGAATCCAGCGGCAGGATGCCCTTGGACCACAGCGAACCCTGGAACGTCTCGTAGGCGCCACGCTCGTCGGCCAGGTCGCAGGACGCCTGGATGGCGTAGTAGCTGACCGCTTCCATCGACTTGTCGGCGAACTCGACCGCAGCATCCGAACCGTACGGGATGTGCTGTTTGTACAGC encodes the following:
- a CDS encoding arsenic transporter yields the protein MLIAASIFVVTLVFVIWQPRGLGVGWSAASGAVLALLTGVVSLEDVPVVWHIVWNATATFIAVIIISLLLDEAGFFKWAALHVARWGRGKGGRLFALMILLGAAVSALFANDGAALILTPIVIAMLTALRFSPASTLAFVMAAGFIADTASLPMVVSNLVNIVSADFFGVGFGEYASVMWPVNLVAVAATLFMLWLFYRKDIPGQYDANQLEAPEAAIRDRATFIAGWWVLALLLVGLFALEPLGIPISAVAAACAVILLVIAGKGHIISTRKVIKHAPWQIVVFSLGMYLVVYGLRNAGLTDSLSALLNTFAEHGLWAATLGTGMTAALLSSIMNNMPSVLIGALSIQGSDATGLLREAMIYANVIGCDLGPKITPIGSLATLLWLHVLAQKNIRISWGYYFKVGSILTFPILLVTLVALALRLSIPV
- a CDS encoding arsenate reductase ArsC: MKVLFMCTANSCRSVLSEGLFNYLAPSGFSAVSSGSFPSGQLNPRAVSTLQALGIDTTGLYSKGSEVFSDSPPDVVITVCDKAGGEPCPVYFGPAIKSHWGLADPSDVEGSDSAIQAAFDATVLQIKKRFEAFFSLDHSALGPQELKQELDRIGEM